From Shewanella psychrophila, a single genomic window includes:
- the gmhB gene encoding D-glycero-beta-D-manno-heptose 1,7-bisphosphate 7-phosphatase — protein MSPAVFLDRDGVINIDHGYVHQVDDFEYVEGVFDACRSLKEMGYKLAVVTNQSGIARGMYSEDQFHTLTEWMDWNFVDKGVELDGIYYCPHHAEKGVGDYKQDCDCRKPKPGMMLTAAKFLKIDLSQSVMVGDKRDDMLAAQAAGIPTRILVRTGKSVTDEAIAAASVVLDSIAQVPGYLKSL, from the coding sequence GTGAGCCCAGCAGTTTTTTTAGACAGAGACGGTGTGATCAATATAGACCATGGTTATGTGCATCAGGTTGATGATTTCGAGTACGTTGAAGGCGTATTCGATGCGTGCCGTTCTCTTAAAGAGATGGGATATAAGCTGGCGGTGGTAACCAACCAATCTGGTATTGCGCGTGGTATGTATAGTGAAGATCAGTTTCATACCCTAACAGAATGGATGGATTGGAATTTTGTCGATAAAGGCGTCGAGCTCGATGGCATCTATTATTGCCCCCATCATGCAGAGAAGGGCGTAGGTGATTACAAGCAAGATTGCGATTGTCGCAAACCGAAACCTGGCATGATGTTGACCGCAGCCAAGTTTCTTAAAATCGATCTCAGCCAGTCAGTCATGGTGGGAGACAAGCGAGATGACATGTTGGCGGCTCAAGCAGCGGGTATCCCCACCCGCATATTGGTCCGCACCGGAAAGTCGGTAACAGATGAAGCTATAGCCGCCGCAAGCGTGGTACTCGATTCCATTGCTCAAGTGCCTGGCTATCTTAAGAGCCTTTAA
- a CDS encoding aminopeptidase P N-terminal domain-containing protein, which produces MPCDLYQTRRKALFEQLPKGSFVILAGYQQKVRSKNIKYHFRQDNDFLYLTGFNEPDAVALLRTDKSKASGFTYSLFCRPKDKAQEVSFGERAGIDGAITDFNADEAYDIAELEPVLLSQLASQQHIFIGDELGRFSGRVIDWMNHQRNTASFDTIKHHLSLTPLAKIIHPMRVIKSLDEITKIKAAVKASTDGHKAVIQACKPGINEAELAATFNFIVAKHGATDVAYPNIVASGNNACCLHYEENCCTVEDGQILLIDAGAELDHYASDITRSYPVNGKFTAEQKAIYQLVLSALDAAIERVKPGASWNSLHETCMEVMAKGLLELGLLNGNIDDIMENETYKRFTVHKTGHWLGMDVHDVGPYHDADGYWRKLETGMTFTIEPGIYIPLSATDVPAAYRGMGIRIEDDILVTQTGRENLSAGVPRTITDIEAIMS; this is translated from the coding sequence ATGCCCTGTGATCTATACCAAACAAGAAGAAAAGCCCTGTTTGAACAACTCCCCAAAGGCAGTTTTGTCATCCTTGCCGGCTATCAGCAGAAAGTTCGTAGTAAGAACATCAAGTACCATTTCAGACAAGACAACGACTTTCTATACCTAACAGGCTTCAATGAACCCGATGCAGTGGCCCTACTCCGCACCGATAAGAGTAAAGCTTCAGGCTTTACATACAGCTTATTTTGCCGCCCTAAGGATAAGGCTCAGGAAGTGAGTTTCGGCGAGCGCGCCGGTATCGATGGAGCCATAACAGATTTCAACGCCGACGAAGCTTATGATATTGCTGAGCTTGAGCCCGTACTTCTATCGCAACTTGCATCGCAGCAACACATTTTTATTGGCGATGAGCTTGGCCGCTTCTCGGGTCGGGTCATAGATTGGATGAATCATCAACGTAACACCGCCTCATTCGATACCATCAAGCATCATCTCAGCCTGACACCTTTGGCCAAAATCATTCATCCAATGAGAGTAATAAAAAGCCTAGACGAGATCACTAAGATCAAGGCCGCAGTCAAAGCTTCTACCGACGGTCACAAAGCCGTCATACAAGCCTGTAAACCTGGGATTAACGAAGCTGAACTCGCCGCCACCTTCAATTTCATTGTCGCTAAACATGGCGCTACCGATGTGGCCTACCCCAATATTGTCGCCTCGGGCAACAATGCCTGCTGCCTGCATTATGAAGAAAACTGTTGCACAGTCGAAGATGGACAAATATTGCTTATCGATGCGGGGGCCGAACTCGATCACTATGCATCGGATATCACTCGCAGTTACCCGGTCAACGGCAAGTTCACCGCCGAACAAAAAGCCATCTATCAGCTGGTATTAAGCGCTTTAGATGCCGCCATTGAGAGAGTAAAGCCTGGTGCGAGCTGGAATAGCCTCCATGAAACCTGCATGGAAGTGATGGCTAAAGGCCTGTTGGAGCTTGGATTATTGAATGGCAACATAGATGACATCATGGAAAATGAAACCTATAAGCGTTTCACAGTACATAAAACCGGCCACTGGCTTGGCATGGACGTCCATGACGTAGGGCCCTATCACGATGCTGATGGTTATTGGCGCAAGCTTGAAACTGGAATGACGTTTACCATAGAACCTGGGATCTATATTCCACTATCAGCAACTGATGTACCTGCAGCGTACCGAGGCATGGGCATACGTATCGAAGATGACATTCTTGTGACGCAAACAGGACGTGAAAATCTATCAGCGGGCGTGCCACGAACAATCACAGACATCGAAGCAATCATGTCGTGA
- a CDS encoding class I SAM-dependent methyltransferase, translated as MTLDVGVGSGYYLKNFLPETTKRIALLDLNENSLDTASKAINGFKPEIYCGDVLEPLELDIEKFDSISVNYLLHCLPGDISQKGVTFQHLKSLMNHDGVLFGSTILGQGTDKNFFAKKLMGIYNKKGIFSNQNDDLDTLRKSLNEHFVDVKVEVVGCVALFSGKKI; from the coding sequence CTGACCCTGGATGTTGGGGTTGGCTCTGGATATTATCTCAAGAATTTTTTACCTGAAACAACAAAGCGCATTGCTTTGTTGGATTTAAATGAAAATAGTCTCGATACAGCGTCAAAAGCAATTAATGGTTTTAAGCCTGAAATTTACTGTGGGGATGTGCTAGAACCATTGGAATTAGATATTGAAAAATTTGACTCCATTAGCGTTAACTATTTACTTCATTGTTTACCTGGTGACATATCTCAAAAAGGAGTGACCTTTCAACATTTGAAAAGCCTTATGAATCATGACGGGGTCTTGTTTGGCAGTACCATTTTAGGCCAAGGCACAGACAAGAATTTTTTCGCTAAAAAGTTAATGGGAATTTATAATAAAAAAGGAATATTTAGTAATCAAAATGATGATCTTGATACCCTGAGAAAGTCACTCAATGAACATTTTGTCGATGTAAAAGTTGAAGTGGTAGGCTGTGTAGCTTTGTTTTCTGGTAAAAAAATATAA
- a CDS encoding ISAs1 family transposase, producing the protein MYIESFKEHFGAIDDHRQSAKITYPLFDILFGSLCAVIAGSNGWFDIREYILGHHHWFKTQKMFTGGIPTDDTIARTISVINPDSFNECFLAWMQSVHQLTNGEVIAIDGKTLRGSYNRDDRNSTIHMISAYASANKLVLGQLKSDQKSNEITAIPELLKMLDLRGALVTIDAMGCQTAIAKAIIDKGGDYLLAVKSNQGHLAKAVNQAFSQHRSAGLSNDDFNIETGHGRIENRTCYVLNSAELEGDFSRWEALKCIVMVESFRAVKGKAISLEYRYYISSKELSAEQALSATREHWGIESMHWVLDVNMNEDTCQIYKNNGAENLAYLRHMALNMLRKEPTKLSIVGKQKRCLMNPQHLEKVLLAGLCSSTKK; encoded by the coding sequence ATGTATATTGAATCATTCAAAGAGCATTTTGGCGCGATTGACGACCACCGCCAAAGTGCAAAAATCACCTATCCATTGTTCGATATATTGTTCGGTTCTCTTTGCGCTGTTATTGCAGGTTCGAATGGTTGGTTCGATATCCGAGAATACATTCTTGGTCACCACCATTGGTTCAAAACGCAAAAAATGTTTACAGGCGGGATCCCTACTGACGATACAATTGCTAGAACAATTTCTGTGATTAATCCTGATAGTTTTAACGAGTGTTTTCTAGCATGGATGCAATCGGTTCACCAGCTAACTAATGGGGAAGTCATTGCGATTGATGGAAAAACGCTACGCGGCTCATATAATCGTGATGACCGAAACAGCACTATTCATATGATAAGTGCTTATGCTTCAGCAAATAAGCTGGTACTTGGTCAATTAAAATCAGACCAAAAAAGTAATGAAATTACGGCAATCCCAGAGCTTTTAAAAATGCTAGATCTACGCGGAGCGCTAGTGACAATCGATGCTATGGGCTGTCAAACGGCTATTGCTAAAGCGATCATCGACAAAGGTGGTGATTACCTACTGGCTGTAAAAAGCAATCAAGGCCACTTAGCTAAAGCGGTAAATCAAGCTTTTAGTCAGCATCGTTCAGCAGGCTTAAGTAATGATGATTTCAATATAGAAACAGGCCATGGCCGTATTGAAAATCGAACGTGCTATGTTTTAAATTCGGCTGAACTCGAAGGTGATTTCTCACGCTGGGAAGCACTCAAATGCATTGTTATGGTTGAAAGTTTTAGGGCGGTTAAAGGTAAGGCGATAAGCCTTGAATATCGTTACTATATTAGTTCGAAAGAGTTATCAGCAGAGCAAGCCTTAAGTGCTACTCGTGAACATTGGGGTATCGAGTCAATGCACTGGGTCTTGGATGTCAACATGAACGAAGATACATGCCAGATATACAAAAATAACGGCGCTGAAAATCTAGCTTACTTGAGGCATATGGCTCTCAACATGCTTAGAAAAGAACCGACCAAACTCAGCATCGTTGGTAAACAAAAGCGCTGCTTAATGAATCCTCAACATCTAGAGAAAGTTTTACTCGCTGGATTATGTAGCTCGACTAAAAAATAA
- a CDS encoding CesT family type III secretion system chaperone, whose translation MDSKIEEWLKDINPDFSINDGVCNIIQKDLNIEFSLYFVSENHQLTVIGPFHNINDGHFKVLLERALIDNANAKKMEGCWISLIDNNLVLSHSRDMSSLDQIGFTNLMNHFASKIDLLKKDYSSQNQVGETINLHTLIGTLA comes from the coding sequence ATGGATAGCAAAATTGAAGAGTGGTTAAAAGATATCAACCCTGATTTTTCTATAAATGATGGTGTCTGTAACATCATACAAAAAGATTTAAACATTGAGTTTAGTTTATATTTTGTAAGTGAAAATCATCAATTAACTGTAATAGGCCCATTTCATAATATCAACGATGGTCATTTCAAAGTGTTGCTGGAGCGAGCGTTAATTGATAACGCAAATGCGAAAAAGATGGAAGGTTGTTGGATAAGTTTAATTGACAACAATCTTGTTTTATCCCATTCCAGGGATATGAGTTCTTTAGATCAGATTGGCTTCACTAATTTGATGAATCATTTTGCTTCAAAAATTGACCTGCTAAAAAAAGATTACAGCTCACAAAATCAAGTAGGTGAGACCATTAATTTGCATACTTTAATAGGTACATTGGCATGA
- a CDS encoding IS4 family transposase — translation MINKALIHNHIDELFGHDMHAKRVTSLANAAHGVIEKGSLAIHAIGAGLAQANKLKRKSAIKQVDRLLSNTKLNVWQLLDSWGPYIIGARKEIVVSLDWTEFDSDDHSTIVLSMQTTHGRNTPLLWKTHRKHALKGNRNNHEDELLVKLRSIVAEDVKVTIVADRGFSDTALFNFIEHELGFDFIIRIKANIKVTDAVGELFPVKDWLLPSGITRTLKDVQITGNKQAVARVICTKKKGMKEAWYLASSRRDLVSSKMLTLYGKRWGIETTFRDIKDYRFGMGMSATYTRSPVRRDRLFLLSALAIGLLTLLGKAGEDADLEKTIKANTSKTRSYSLFRQGCIYYELLPTMREEWAEPLMDNFYRYLKNQPIYRSIFGII, via the coding sequence ATGATAAATAAAGCCCTTATTCATAATCACATCGATGAACTCTTTGGCCATGACATGCATGCTAAAAGGGTCACCTCACTTGCTAATGCCGCTCACGGAGTGATTGAAAAGGGGTCACTCGCTATTCATGCCATTGGCGCTGGCTTAGCCCAAGCCAATAAACTTAAGCGTAAGTCTGCTATTAAACAAGTAGACCGATTACTCAGTAATACAAAGTTAAACGTCTGGCAATTACTGGACTCCTGGGGGCCTTATATTATCGGTGCACGCAAAGAGATAGTGGTCTCTCTCGATTGGACTGAATTTGATTCAGACGACCATTCAACCATCGTACTGAGTATGCAAACAACCCATGGACGTAACACGCCACTGCTATGGAAAACCCATCGTAAACATGCTTTAAAAGGTAATAGAAACAACCATGAAGATGAGTTGTTGGTTAAGTTAAGGTCGATCGTTGCAGAGGATGTTAAAGTGACAATTGTTGCTGATAGAGGCTTTAGTGATACGGCACTATTTAACTTCATTGAACATGAGCTGGGTTTTGACTTCATCATTAGAATTAAGGCTAATATCAAAGTCACCGATGCGGTAGGAGAGCTGTTTCCAGTAAAGGACTGGCTATTACCCAGCGGCATAACAAGAACCCTTAAGGACGTTCAAATAACGGGTAATAAGCAAGCAGTCGCTCGGGTCATTTGCACCAAGAAAAAAGGCATGAAAGAAGCTTGGTATTTAGCATCAAGTCGACGTGACCTAGTGAGTAGCAAGATGTTGACTTTATATGGGAAACGTTGGGGGATAGAGACGACTTTTCGTGACATTAAAGACTATCGTTTTGGCATGGGGATGAGTGCCACCTACACGCGTTCCCCGGTACGTAGAGACCGGTTGTTTTTGCTAAGCGCCTTGGCGATAGGCTTGCTGACGCTACTAGGAAAAGCGGGCGAGGATGCTGACTTGGAAAAGACAATAAAGGCAAATACCAGTAAAACTCGCTCATACTCTCTGTTTCGCCAAGGTTGTATTTACTATGAACTGTTACCCACGATGCGAGAAGAGTGGGCAGAACCTCTAATGGATAATTTTTATCGTTACCTTAAAAACCAGCCTATTTACCGTTCAATTTTCGGGATTATTTAA
- a CDS encoding VOC family protein — translation MENPSTLLVVHNLIVSRYFYVDILGLNIVEEHEDSLKLKSGSHNVFMFQGTMEATNYEHGYNSNSSLVLTVSNLDEKINELKSKGVVFVHKSPNENRWGRYAAFKDPSGIVNELMEFSPNK, via the coding sequence ATGGAGAATCCATCAACTTTATTAGTCGTTCACAACCTCATTGTTTCGAGATATTTCTATGTTGATATTCTTGGTCTAAATATTGTTGAGGAACACGAAGACAGTTTAAAGCTTAAAAGTGGCTCACATAATGTGTTCATGTTTCAAGGAACAATGGAAGCAACAAACTATGAGCACGGATATAATTCAAATTCATCATTGGTGCTTACTGTTAGTAATTTGGATGAAAAAATTAACGAGTTAAAATCAAAAGGTGTTGTTTTTGTACATAAATCACCTAATGAAAATAGGTGGGGTCGCTATGCAGCTTTTAAAGACCCATCAGGGATCGTAAATGAACTAATGGAATTTTCACCTAACAAGTGA
- a CDS encoding low molecular weight protein tyrosine phosphatase family protein yields the protein MYISSEKLKRAKQLGIDYPPRTLRQKLDDEMPLEEHKVKNILFICSRNQWRSPTGEQVWRKNPELNVRSAGTSPRAKRTVNAKDIQWADIIFVMEEKHKSRLKAEFTRILDYKDIQVLDIPDEYQYMDKELVEIMKQSVGSYLGIA from the coding sequence ATGTATATTAGCTCTGAAAAACTAAAGCGAGCAAAACAATTGGGGATTGACTACCCACCAAGAACATTGAGACAAAAACTAGATGATGAAATGCCTCTTGAGGAACATAAAGTGAAAAATATCCTCTTTATATGTAGCCGAAATCAATGGCGAAGCCCAACTGGTGAGCAGGTTTGGAGAAAAAATCCCGAGCTAAATGTTAGATCGGCTGGTACAAGCCCACGTGCAAAGAGAACAGTGAATGCCAAAGACATTCAGTGGGCTGACATTATATTTGTGATGGAAGAAAAACATAAAAGCCGTCTTAAGGCTGAGTTTACAAGAATACTTGATTATAAAGATATTCAAGTATTAGATATTCCTGATGAATATCAATACATGGATAAAGAACTCGTAGAAATAATGAAACAATCAGTGGGTAGCTACCTAGGTATTGCCTAG
- a CDS encoding class I SAM-dependent DNA methyltransferase, translated as MMSDSWDDYADGWDSNSDVIEYSKIAFDSLCEFISLEGLNVLDFGCGTGQLTEKIARVASSVVAIDSSPKMIEVLKNKNIHNVNSLSWEISRNSINENPIFKPGFDLIVASSVCAFVPDYEKILSDLKLLLKEGGIFIQWDWKRSHEDDDFGFTNEIITNAYSNVGLSLIRVAEEFSLTSEKGTMQVLMGVASNA; from the coding sequence ATGATGAGTGATAGTTGGGATGATTACGCTGATGGTTGGGATTCAAATTCCGATGTAATCGAGTATTCAAAAATAGCTTTTGATTCACTGTGTGAATTTATAAGTCTAGAAGGTTTAAATGTTTTAGACTTTGGCTGTGGAACTGGACAACTAACAGAAAAAATAGCTCGTGTAGCATCTTCAGTAGTTGCTATAGATTCATCACCAAAAATGATTGAAGTGTTAAAGAATAAGAATATCCATAATGTAAATTCACTATCATGGGAAATTTCAAGAAACTCGATCAATGAGAATCCTATTTTTAAGCCTGGTTTTGATTTAATTGTTGCGTCATCTGTTTGTGCTTTTGTTCCTGATTACGAGAAAATATTATCCGACCTTAAGCTTCTTTTAAAGGAAGGCGGTATATTTATCCAGTGGGATTGGAAGCGAAGTCATGAGGATGATGATTTTGGTTTTACCAATGAAATAATTACAAATGCCTATTCAAATGTAGGTCTTTCACTGATACGTGTTGCAGAAGAGTTTTCGCTAACAAGTGAAAAAGGCACAATGCAAGTGTTAATGGGAGTTGCAAGCAATGCATAA